The following are encoded together in the Penaeus chinensis breed Huanghai No. 1 chromosome 20, ASM1920278v2, whole genome shotgun sequence genome:
- the LOC125035905 gene encoding glycine receptor subunit alphaZ1-like, with product MSWFSFAVPPLVVPGRVVLCVTTILTLTSMFSTARTSTPQVSYIKALDVFMITSIIFVFLTLLEYTFLLRKRRLHLLEAAIKERTSNRRRWMNRKGESYEEYCARIDRRAVIIMPALFVAFNLVYWPYYAGQRN from the exons ATGTCGTGGTTCAGCTTCGCCGTGCCGCCGCTGGTCGTGCCCGGGCGAGTCGTGCTCTGCGTCACCACCATTCTCACTCTGACTTCGATGTTCTCCACGGCCAG GACCAGCACGCCCCAAGTGTCGTACATCAAAGCTCTCGATGTTTTCATGATAACGTCCATCATCTTCGTCTTTCTTACTTTACTGGAGTACACGTTCTTACTCAG GAAACGCCGCCTGCACCTTCTGGAGGCAGCGATAAAGGAACGGACGAGTAACAGGCGACGCTGGATGAACAGGAAG GGAGAATCCTACGAGGAGTACTGCGCCAGGATAGACCGCCGGGCCGTGATCATCATGCCTGCCCTCTTCGTGGCCTTTAACTTAGTGTATTGGCCCTATTACGCGGGGCAGAGGAATTAG